TCTGATCAGTATATGCAAACTTGATCTTATTTTACATCATTTTTATGCtgcacaaaaataaagaaaatcaacaCCTGATTTAGGTATTACTTTATCTGCTATTAGCTTGCCATTGAACTTTTAGCAATTGATTGATTTCTTTATTGCTTTGAACATatattgcattaaaaataatgaacaaatgGGTTTAATCTTTAATGTCAAAAAgctcaaattataatttttttcctacCACCATTTCATAGTATGATAACGACACTGACATACAAGTGAAAATGACATGAAAACCTTTGGGTTCTTGCTTGATTTTTTTTAGCTATAGTTCATTATCTTCAGGCCTATTTATAATGCATATTTGCTTGGCTTTTGATCTATACCATATATTATAGGTTCCAAATGGACCCGTTATTGTAACGATACACTGAAAAAGACATTTGCTCTTCGCTGATTTATTCAGAGAATTTTGCACATACATATCCACTTTTTAAAAGTTGGCTTTTCGGACAAACATTAACATTTAATGAGATTCAATACAACTTTCATGATAAAGAATGGTGTACAAAGGTCAGCACCAGGCAGATATAATGGAGGTAATTCCTGGCTAccatgaaatacaataattattaaaaacaatcatttaaagggatagttaactcaaaaattataattgtctcaccatgaaacacaaatggagatgtatGCTGAACAacagcctcagtaaccattcagtTTCTTTGTATGGGGAAAATAAAtagattcaatgaaagtgaatgctgtgACTAGATGAGACTATCATACTACTTTAGTATTCAATGGAGGAGAGAGAGCATAAAAGTTTGGATCAAGATGAGGGTGAGTTACTGATCACAGAATTCTCGTATTTGGGTGAATTACCCCTTTAATTTCAGATGACTAAATCTGCATTTAAATCTTATAATGAAAAACGTATTTACAAAAACTATTTTTAGCCTGATGCTAACCTATTTCATATGCAGTTTTCAACCATTTGTGAACtcttctgtttctctctttcatcATCCCTTTCTTTTCATCTCCTTCAGGACGGGTATCGTTCTTCTCATCTGGTTCTGAGAACCTTCACCGTGTGGAGAAGGTTGCATGGGGTACACGATATGCCATTACGGTGTCCTACACATGTGACCCTGATTATGCCATTGATAACCCCTCCCTGCCGTAGAATCTACCTGGCTCCAGGAGATCAATAAGTGACAGGAACCCTagaacaaacagaacatttttgaAATGCACTCATCTGGCACTTTCAACAGTTCTGTTTATGGCAAGAAAAGCTTTCTTGGacttgtttgaatttttttaggTGGATGTGCTATATTGCATTGGATTTTTTTGAGAAGTGTTTTGTATTTTGAGGGGATTTACTGGAGTTGCCATCATTTTGCAGATGTGCATTGTGTGGTTTTGATTGTGAATCAGAAGGTACTTCTTTAAAATTGCATTCTCTCTTGTCTGGCTGTATTTCACTCTTTAAAAccttatatattattatacttaAATCACTGTCTAGACAGACGGCACAAGTGGGATGACAGAACAGGTGTATGTAATGAAAAGAAGGGATTGGAAAAACAGGCTATCAAATATCTCTACTTGTGTCTCTACCTGCAAAACGTTCTTTCAACAATGAAATGTCAAGGCATCTGATAACTAACAAGAACGAAAAATTGCTTTCTTCAATCATGTCTTTTTACTTGCTTTTTAAAGAGGAAAAATATTTTACCGTCTTTCTAGAAAACTTTACCTTTTTTGTATCTTTGCTGAAAGGCTGTAATTACAATATTCACATGGCGTTTGATCAATATCAAATAGCAGCTCTTTTATATTTCCAGAAGACGGACCACAAGGGCCAGATGATTATGTGTTTTAACATTTCAATGCCAAGTACAAAAGTTGTTTTGAGGATCTCATGAGCTTTTGGAAACACAATTGCTCTTTAGGCTTGGAAACTCATTAAGTGGTATAAGTGAAACTCAGCATGTCAGAACAACTCACTTTTTTGACAAATTATTTTGAGATGTAACAGCTAATTGGCTTCTCTGTTTACAAGCATGACCCAAATCTAAATGCTCTTACCTTCGTTGTGTGAGTTGATGGTAGATTCAAAATAGAAGGGTGTTACTTCTCCCATGTAGAAGAGAGATAAAATGGAGGTTACCGTTGAATTCTtcatagtatgtttttttttttaggccttGTGGAACATATCTGTCAAAACCTGTCACAGTGGTGAATTGTAGGGGGTGACAAAAAGGTAAACATGCTTTTCTTGGCTTTTTAGGCAAATTCTGTTTCTACATATGCAGCCTGTTTTTCAACTACATgctttaatattataataatagcaCAAAGACACTGTTTACATCTCTTTTCTATGTCTGCTGATGAGTGATGATTCATGGCCAGAATTTTGGCTGATATTTAATTAGCTCTTCCTGTTTTGTGCTGCAACAGCCTAATTAGAAATCTCTCTTGGCCAGCAGTGttccttttttcagttgcttatttGTTAATGCTTTACTGTAAGAATGAATATAAACTAGTGCAAAGACTGTTGCTAAATTCACCATTTTGGGTTTATGCAAAACAAGCAGGGCTTAACCATTGATTTATTTTCACTGGATACAATACACTGATATATAATCCATCCGTTGCTTATTTAACTGTGATTAAATTAATTTGGTTGAGATAATAGGGTTGAATATGTTGCCTGTGCATAATTTTTATAGATGTTTGTTTTGAAAATTGTGGAGAATACACACTTGTGAAATAAGTAATAAGatgacatttatgttgaaaatgttacatttacatggGTGTCACGCATGCCCTGTTTGTGTTTTTTCATGCAGGATATAACTTACAGTAGATATCTAAAAATGCTCATTCTTCGTATCAGCAATGGAGTTATACACGAATGACAATTTGTGCTATTGATAATAAGGTTTTCACTAAAAACCTTTAATTCCTTATCATAAATTATGTAATTACGATATGATCCCTTGCACCATGTATGCGCCCAATGGCAATGTATTTGAATGGCTGTTTGTCCAGAAACCATGTACATGCCCTTACTTTAGGAAATACCCATTCTTGAAATTAAAAattgaatttcaactagtaaaagcCATAACCTGTAAATGATAATTCCTGATTtgaacaattaaattacaatagtaaaaactcattttttatatttggaattttgttttcattagtgttatgataatttcagatatctatgTGATTGTATCTAGTAAGAAAGCCTTTTAACATAATGTAAGATATTAGGATATTTTTTACTCTTCAATTGAATGAAATCTGAATGAAATACTGAATTTatcatgtttaaattaatatacagatatcaagaattatcaATTGTTCTAGTTACAATTCAGTTGTTATCGGGAAtgcactagtaacaatgtaattattgatttaaaaaaataattttactatTAAGAAGCAGTTgatatgtgtatttaaaaagtgtgttttgaacaggagtgaatgacacattgttgtttttactaattgaaattccatttttaaaaTGAAGAATGGGTATTTTCACTCTAGTAATTGCATTGTTGTTATCAAAAATAACCATTTAACTGGTGAAAGTTAAGTTGTTGTACTCTATAGTTCCTATCCAGCACATGATTAAATGGTGAAATGACTCACGATAACACTGAAGTAGAACTGTTTGATATTTATGAGTCCACTGGCCAACTATGGTTTTGTGatcctttttaaagctttttaatcTTTTTACGATCTttcttaatcttaaaaaaaaattttgtgttATATAGTATTGAAGATTACATTTGTCAGTGTATTGGCTGATTCATTTTCAAACATGAATGTAATTGTACAGCAGATAAACGCAGCTTATGGCAAAGGAGGTTTGCCAGTGTGTGCTGTTGATTTGATGGACAGATGATGCTAATTAAACAATACCAGAAAACAAATTATGGAAACATTCAAGCCTGCAACTTAACCACAAGACTCCCCTCCCATCAAATCACAAGAATGTCTAGATTGATGTAACGCAAGCTCCCCGCTGGTGATACAGCATTCCGCACTGTTTACGCTGAAGTAATGGATTTTGGAGTAATTTCTTATGACTACCCATTTGCAGAGCCCAATAATAACACAGAGTGAGATtgtgaattatttaatttcttcagGAGACTGATAAATATGAAAGAAAATGTGCAACATTTGACTGGCGCCTTCAATCTGGGGTTGTgcagtatatttttaaatgtgtcttgGTTTAGTGCTTTCTCTACAGGTCCATTAGGTAATGTAATACACTCTATCTTCACATATGACTAAAATTTTCCACTTTTGATCTAACCCTTCCATAATAAATGCTGCATGCGAGTGTTTGCCAGTTGATGAGTTAAGCACTGAGAGCTGCTTAAAAATTCACATAACAGCTTTGACCCTGGTTTGGGCTTCAGCCCACTCTTTAGTGTGATGACTGCATGGAAACGTCAGGCCCCAGTTGTGTGGCTTCTGTTCTTTTCTCTCTAGAAAAATGTAGACTGTAAGAATTAATTATATCCTTCCACATTCTCTGTGCTCAGAGTTAGATTGAGTGAGTGAGCATAGGTTTTTTTCCATTTTACAAATCTGAAAGACCTTTGAGTCCATACTGACACTAAGAAACAAAGTAGAACACTACAGGTGTTTGTTCTCTTTGCATCCATACAGATAATCTGATTAATTGGTTTGTTGTATAGTTTATTCTATTTGATATTACTGATctagaatgacatttttttttatttcctttcaataaatacaaatatgaaaatgCAGATTGTCAGTAGgacttttgtagtcatttttctTATTGCCTGCTGAGAAGTCTAATCGCTCATGGTTTATTAGAGATAATCTTATTCACATGCAAGGCACAGTGCACTGTACTTTGTGCTAAGGATTTTGAGCTTGAAACATCATCGTAGCCACCTGCTACACTTTTCTGTTGTGATGGTTTCCAGGAATGTGCCTGACTCATTGACAAAGTACAACACATTGAGGAACAGAGTTCAAATACATGAATATGCATAGGAGCACTATTTGAGTTTAGCCCTATCCAACAAATGTCACAATATGGATCGTTTACATGATCGTGAGCTTGGAAGGGATTTCAGCTCAGAGAATCTGGGAATACACGTCCAAGATTCAGTTATTGATGCTTTAGCAGACAAGCGGCTAAATGGACTACAGATGAGAGTTGCTCCCTACAGACTGGCTAGGTGAAACTAGCCGGTGTCCTTGTCATTGGCCTAAATGTTGGAACATTATAGAACAGGGGTTTTCAGAGTCTGGAGACCCACAGGGGGCTGCAAGAAGGTGCTAGGAGGTCCGCAGGAAATATCAGAAAACAAACATCTTAAACAAAAGGCAAAAAAGTATTGACAAATTTGGCATTATTACTGTTTCATTACTGATttctaaatataacaaaaatgagaaggtttttcattttaaaaaagttTATACATGTACTATTGCATTAATGTTGGTTAGAAGTAAATGATTTCccaataatattgtaataatttattttggctttagtacaataACAGTATAACAGCCAAGTATTTAGTTTTGCACTTATGTTGCATTTATAATATCATactttctatttttataaatggtcttaaaggaatgttccgggttcaatacaagttaaagggacacaaattttcattttcatccaaaaatgaaaattctctcatcatttactcaccctcaagccatcccagatgtgtatgactttctttcttcagcagaacacaaattaagattctttaggtcctcacaatgtgaatagtgatcagacctttgtagctcgaaaaatcacataaaggaaacaaaagtaatccatacgatacaacgtttaaatccaaatcttcagaagcaatataaaagatgtgggtgagaaacaacaatatttaagtccctttttactctaaatatacacttttactttcagatgtgaaagtgcactacatgtgactttcagatgtaaatgtGGAGATTtcgagtaaaaaaaggacttgaatgttgacctgtttctcaaccacacctattatattgcttctgaagatgtggatttaaagtctggagtcaaatggattctgtttcctttatgtgatttttggagttacaaGGGTCTGCTCACCATTCATGTGCGTAGTATGGACAAACAGTGCttggatattcttctaaaagtctgtgttctgctgaataaagaaagtcatacacatctgtgagggcatgtggatgagtaaatgatgagagaattttcattttgtggaaagggtgaactatcccttttagctcaatcgacagaattagTGGCATAATGCTACcagaaagtaaataaataatttcaaccAATCAAGTCGGCTTAAAtctgttacattgaggcacttacaatggaagtgaatggggccaatccgtaaactttaaaatactgtttcaaaagtatagccacaagacattataCGCATGTTAACATAATCAAAGTTGAATCATATTGCTTACTAACCCtttctctgtaaagttatatccaattttacaactttgttgacatgaTGATGTTATGCCGTAAACCCttaaactactgtaaaaatgtctatttaaacaactttatggctcaaataatatatgtaatatcagaataaatcatgtaaatgcttttataaacttTACATCTCTGCCTTTAAACTTGTGCGACCTCATGTCCTCATGCGTGTATGTTGTTTTGACTTTGCTTTACGCGATGCATGATTTAAtgtcatttaaaccgactgatctcagttcaggacactctttaaatgtcacactttttttttaaatgtcatcgaTTTTACATGAaatggcacgctgttaaacacaatgaccacagaTGAGGACTATAGGGCTATTTTCCCCTTAGAAATccaatattcactgtgcattatcacattgagaatcaatgagtGCATTCAAAAGCTTACAactgttgctttcagaggctgtatatagagttaggatgaaaataaggtgcatttcaaactgttctgagaccagtgcagaccgACCGCAaattggaggttaagtcattaaataaataggaagcaaaggagcatcctatagctttccttacaacttagcctacagttaattcactcctaacatctggCCAAAAATTCAgcttcaggctgcagatgatgtttggacagctcaagatgtttggcagacatgggacaatggtaatcagtacatagattcagaattataatgctatattttattttaatattgttgaCAGTGATTAGACAAGgctggccattacttgtatcagaattaattatacTAATTTCTGATTGCCAATATGcatcagcactggctatcacttgtttgtttgactgttCAAAGAGAgaccattgagattttgttgccaaagtagaaaaaacattgtgacaaatgtcaaatcaattcaaataatttttattttacatttagcagacgcttttatccaaagcgacttacagtgcaattattacagggacaatccccccggagcaacctggagttaagtgccttgctcaaggacacaatggtggtggccgtggggttagaaccagcaaccatctgattaacagccatgtgctttagccactacaccaccaccacaggtGTTATTTTCATTTgagcttttcccaatacacactGTTataaagcagcttcacagaaaatcagctgtaatgtctgtaatgtctaaaaacatgaatatccaacactcctggaaacataataaacaatctgATATAAAAAAAGACTTTAGCTTCATATTATTTAAAGATTTagaacttagtcccgctgtcctcATATGAGGACAACAATTTTTAGGAAAGCGATTTGCTCTTCAAAAAAATGGGATGTTTATTATGGGCTACcacttacaaatcaaaaagggaaatacaCAAAGCAGTCGCACTCAGGTCTCAGGAGATCAAACCatccaaaatttggccccatttacttccattgtaagtgcctcataacctagatttttgctttgtttttaagaTCAGGAGTGgttcaattgtttttatttatttgttttattggttattaacataatgccacaaatgattATATtgcttcatttttatattttagggAGGGGGTCTTTCACAAGGGGATCATAATTTTTGGGGTCCTTGGcaacaaaaagtttgaaaaacccTGTTATAGACCAAACAAACCACATGATAGATTTAAGTGTAGCTGCATTTTCTGGTATTtactttattatcattattttaatattaaaagcaACCTCAAACCAGATTGCTGTCATCTTTTCTTACCTTGAAGCAACATTGTGAAATGCAATGCAATGATTTCTAATAATTCTCAAGTTATTTAATACAACCATTGACATCCACTTATTTTTCCACTGTAAGCACTCTAAGGCCTTTAACAGCATGTTTATAAATATCTTCTCTCAGTCAGCCAAAAAAAGCTGATAAATATTGTATTACCCTGTAAAGGCAACATTACATTGATACATTTGTCAGTCCTATACTATTCCTTGTATGccagaagctttttttttttttttcatttaagataTCTTCAAAGTCACCTTAAGGACATTACATTATTACAATGGTAGCCTACATGTGTATACATATACAAATTAAAGCAACTTTGCAAAATAGCCTATGTGAATGAGTGGGTTGTTTGTGAATGGAGTGGAGAATATGGCTGGGTCGTGGATGTTCCATTCAAACATTTACCTTAACATGAACGGGTTGAGGCTTTCCCCACCACATCACTACACCTTTAACTGCGCCATGACAAGCGTCTCCGAGTTGAACTCAAACTGATTACTGGATGACGCAGACTTTCCCCAAGAGTACAAACTCGGTGGACGCTTTTTAAAAGATGACGTGTAGCGGTAAAAACTCTTGTGACGGTTTTTAAGATACTCCCGATAGTTCTTGGTGAGGAGTGTGTACAGTAAAGGGTTGATGCAGCTGTTGGTGTAGGTCAGACTGGACACAAGGTAATTGATGCTCGTGTGCGTGTGCGACGCGAGACGGAAGGGCTTGTGATACAGCGGCACGAGTTGCCATATCCAGAAGGGTAGAAAGCACGCCCAGAACACAAGCACGATGGTGAAAATCATAATGAGAACTTTTTGCTTTGGCGAGCGCTTGCTGCCTTTATTAATGGATGTCCTTTGGGACTCCAGGTAAGTCCTGGCTAATCTGGTGTACAGGTAACCAATGACCAGCCCTGGCGCCATTATGCTCGTGCAAAACAGGACGGTCAGGTAAATTTTATACGCCTGTGGTGCCCAGGTGGGCGCGCACATCCTTTTCACCCCTCCGTATGCGGCTTTTTTAGTAGTCTGATTAACCATGACGGTCATGGGAAGAGTTAATAGGAGAGATAAAATCCAGACGCAGCACGCCATGGCTTTTCGGTAGCTCTTGGAGCGTTTCACAGTATCTAATGGTTTAGTCACTGCCAGGTAGCGCTCCATGCACATCACCGTAAGAGTAAAGATACTCGCGTGCATAGTTAACAGGTCCAGACTTAACAATATCTTGCAGCCCACATCCCCGAAGAACCAGTCCTTCAGAAAGTACGTGCACACCACGAACGGGATGGTAGAGAGGTAGAGGAGATCCGCGAGCGCCAGGTTAATGATGGAGATGTACATCGATGTGGCGAGCCGTATGGAATGACACATGACTACCAGGGTATAGACATTCCCCGAAACTCCGACGATGTAAACCACCGACAGCAATGTCCCGAATGTCAACGTTATCACAAGCTCGTCCACGGAACCGGAGTTGCTGTTACGGGACGGACCGTTGAAATCGCCCGACTTGTTGAAATTCATTGCTCTCCCGGTGAATGTAAAGCTCTGCGCGCGCGGTAACTTCACGCCAGGTGCGCGAGACCCCAGACACTGTTTTGATATTTGTCAAATGTGTCTGAGAGCGTGTAGCTACTGTGTCCGTAGTGCCTGACGTCAAACCGATGCTCTGCACTTGCCTTTTCTCCACAAAATATTTCAAAGAAAGTTGTGTCCAAACACCACAGCAACATAAAGTGCTTAATAgccaataattaaattatatttaatctgCGAAACGTCGAATAGCCCTGAAAAACTGAGGGAACAAAAATctggcaaatattttttatatattgaaattaataaatagtttatttttttttatacgcGTTAAAGTCAtattcaatagatttttttattttgtatttaattaattcattcattttattcatttgtttactCACTGTCTGAGCAGGTTTCGAATGGTGTAAAATCGAATCTATATTGTCATTGAATGTGTGAAAATGTTTACTTGTGGTTTGAATAATATATTTAGAAACCACTATTCCCCCTCTGCTTTTGTGTGCGACAAATACCAGCAACCCAATTACCACGGTGCTTTTTACATTGGCTCATTTCCACAGATCTACATTGTTCTCATGAACCTTGTAAATAATTCTGATTGGTTTATTCTCCCTTGCATTTGCGTTGTAACGTAAAGGCATCACTAATCAGCTGTTTTATTACGTATTCGAGGCTATACGATTTAGGAACAGTAGCTACCTATATTTAATGTTCATAAACGTCCTGAATGCTTATTTATAAAGAAacagaaacactttacaataaggttgcattcgttaacattagttaaatattagttaacatgatctAACCTATGATTTTtgcatcttggttaatgttaatgtctaaatatacatttattttaatgcattagaATTTGTGTTAACATAAATGAACATGAGCTAATTTGGGCCAGCAATTCAATTgaagtattttgataaattaacttTTACCAAGATTAAAAAACTTTGTAAAATTAATTGTTCATTGTCCAATTATAGTTAATGATAAGATGCATTATTAATTGTTAACAAacagaactttattgtaaagtgtttgcaCATAAtgttcatactgtatatgcatttcATTGTTGGTAAAGTGCTATTTAACAAAGTCATATTTGTGATTAAAGAATGAAGATTCAATTTGAATCTTTgatttgtattgtttattaacTGTTTTAATGTAAATGACTTGTATTCAATCTACATCCATATTTTGCCTCACACCATGGTCAACAAGAACAATTTGGGGACATAAATCTTAATAAATTAGTCTTTGTTTcagatttttttagttttttggcaaagGTCACCCATTTGTGATCTTGAAGATATGGCTATAATCTACCTAATTTGAAATCAAGTTTGCTTCCTGTTTAACGttgaatatttattcattttatccaGAGTGAATTGCATTACATTCAAGGTAGATTTTTCAGATCTTGATGATAATGCTACAATCTTCCTAATTTAAAAAGGTTTGTTTTATGATTTTCCTACGAAGCAAGCAGCAAGCATGACTGTGCATTTATTATCATTTGCAAATGCATTTGTATTCGTAATTTAGATCTTAATGGTACGTTATCTGAACTTTCTTGTTGGTATCAAGAGatattgtttcatttaattttcgCAGTGCACAGACTGATGCATCACAGTTTCAGTATTTCCCCCATGATTTTCAGGTGTTTTTGTTTCTGCTGTGGTTAAGATTGGATTTCCATCATTCTTGGTTGTCTCCTTGTattatgatattttaaaatggCTGTGCAGCAGTTTggtcaatatttgtttttaaagtgctatataagtaaATTTCACTATGACTATATAAAGTGATCATATATTGGAAAATGACTCTTAAGGCTATGTGGTAAATAGCAAAGGTTAGTGATTATATATGAAAGTGTTCCCTATGCTTCTTTTGCAATAggtctctgtaagtcgctttggataaaagcgtctgccaaatgcataaaatgtaaatgcaatataaCCGTGCTTTATATCTTTGAATGGAAATGTCATTGATCTTCATTGATCCTGGTAGATCCTGGCATATGAATGATTGGCAGCACCACATGAACCAGATGATGGTGTTTCAGTATGTATGTTATATGCACAGAATTGAAAGCCCTTGGTATTTGAAACTGAGAGCAGATGATTGGCATGCTAGAATTGTAACAACTGTGGGAGTTGAATACTGATGTTTTCTGAAAGCTGCTGAAGAGGAACTCACAGGCAGGTGGGCCAATTCAGGTACTCCAGGCGCAGGGAGTTGTTTGTGCATTTAAGTTCAATTCCTGGTGTTTTGTATTGGCTTCTTTTCATAAGATATCCTGTTGTTTTTGCCTGTTGGGGAAAGAATTGTTCTCTGGTGTATTATTGGGTAGTTGTCCAAGGTGCTGTCCTGCATAGAGAACAGCTTTGGTGAAGGGACAGCTGTGACTTGTATGAACACAGATCATTGTgctaaagtgattttttttcatcGTATTTTATAGctgaattatgtaatttttttatgttaaaatactttaatcCCTGTttaatttgcagagacaactataattaaCATTGGTTCAGCCAATGCCATGAGTTTGGGGTGCAACGTTCGAGTTGTTCTACCAATGGCAGATTTgcagagtgttcaggaaacctgcttGAATACAGTCATTATTTTTCCAAATCTTCTGCTTTAAGAAGAAAATCCAGCCTGATCTCTTAAAAATGATGTGCTTGTggtgacatttttcaaaaaaaatcATGCTGCTCTATACAGT
This window of the Xyrauchen texanus isolate HMW12.3.18 chromosome 40, RBS_HiC_50CHRs, whole genome shotgun sequence genome carries:
- the LOC127633217 gene encoding urotensin-2 receptor-like, with product MNFNKSGDFNGPSRNSNSGSVDELVITLTFGTLLSVVYIVGVSGNVYTLVVMCHSIRLATSMYISIINLALADLLYLSTIPFVVCTYFLKDWFFGDVGCKILLSLDLLTMHASIFTLTVMCMERYLAVTKPLDTVKRSKSYRKAMACCVWILSLLLTLPMTVMVNQTTKKAAYGGVKRMCAPTWAPQAYKIYLTVLFCTSIMAPGLVIGYLYTRLARTYLESQRTSINKGSKRSPKQKVLIMIFTIVLVFWACFLPFWIWQLVPLYHKPFRLASHTHTSINYLVSSLTYTNSCINPLLYTLLTKNYREYLKNRHKSFYRYTSSFKKRPPSLYSWGKSASSSNQFEFNSETLVMAQLKV